CACACCCACAGCTTCGAGGGCAAACAATGTCGTGCCAATAAAGAATGGAATCTCTTCGAGTCCCTTCAATTGTAACTTTTCATCTTCTATAGTAACATCatcttcaattaaataaaagaagacAAGAACAAACCCAAATATAGTAACTATGTTTGATATAGAAGAAAATGGAGTCAACAGTTTGAGGTTTTTCACGAGTCCCATGAGCGTGAGCGgcaataacagaaaaaaaaggtGTGTTCTCAAAGACATTACTTGTCCGTGGAAATCACAAACCTGAGAacatttacaatgaaagaaaattaaaatatagctaggtacatataaagataaaaatacatacctgttttatattttcagcgACAAAGACACAGTATATACAGCAAATACCGAGTTGCCAAAGGATCAACACAGAATCAACAAAGTAATAAAGTGATCTGGCGGACCACCTGAGGCACGGGGGTCCTTCTTGGATAGCAAAAAGCATGGATTTAGGATAGGCCAGATAACCGCGTTTGAATCTCTTACACAATTTATACTGAGTTGCTATCTGTTTTTTTAGATCAAATAcacaaacttatatattttataattaaaacgttatattacttaaataatttagaaattaacatttaaataacaatggtATTAACCGAATTATGGAACACTTACTAAAAGTTGTATGCAGTAAGTAGCGAAGGATCCAATCATTAAAATGCCAAAAATACTGAAAACAATTCCGACACGGGCGACCGCGTCCGCCATGGCGAGGATGCCAGCTCCTATACTACCCTTCAGCAGATGCGTCATCGTGTCTGAATAACTAAACAAAGCGAATAATTTCATCCCACAGCATATAACATAAGGAAATAGTTTTTTGCTTTATACTAACGTCGTCGGTCTCTCTACTCTGCGGTGTTCATGTGGGTCGAAAGATTCCTCTTCCTCGCCTATAAAGAAATCAATAGAATGAACACAAATTGTCTGGTCTAAGTCGCTTAGTATGTATATGAAGACCCACCTCCAGTTATATGCTCAACTATTCCAGCCATAAACTCGTAAACAAACATCTTGCTGTATTATATTTCTGACAATATTTAAGAAGAATTGAGAATGTCCTCTTCTATTCTTTTCGTTATAGATATTATACTGAGTTAGATAAAGAGATAAAATGGGATTTGTGTAAATtgggaatattaaaatattgtaagataTAAGTATATCAAAAACTGAAAAGTTTTTCAAACAGATTAAATTGACGTTAGCTGACATTCGGTGATAGGGTTTAAGGTTTTACTAGACGATTTACTTTTTCCATATCTTTCCGGTTTTTTTTAGATACACATCAGGAACACtgtttataatactataatacgAAGTGTAGttttaatgtgttatattaaaaaagcatCCTGGAATGTGTAACTACCTCTCGGTTCGATGAAAGCGTCGGAGGgtagaacaataaaaagacaaatttcacaaaattatataatgaaatttatttattctatatatcaGAGTTACATCAGttctaatacattatatattatgtgtcaCTAGTAGCGTAAGAGACGCCGGTCGTTCTTTATACCAGGACTTCCGAAGTAAACCGACTCCATACATCATCAGACACAAGCGTTACTCATACAAAAGCGTCAACTACCCAAGTTCCGTGTTgttatatctattaatatagTGCTGAACGTATTATATCAATTGCTCAGTGATCCAGCGCGTACCGCATGAGACGTTTTAAAGTTACACAAGCTCTCAACACACTAATATCGAACGTACAACATAAGAGAAACCGCAATAACCTGCTtgctgttatataaataatgatatcaaatgacgcgtattaaaaaaaaaaataattaaaattaacatgatGCCTAGCATATATcgcgattttaatatatagtgtTTGTGTTAGaaacgtaattataataatgtaggtCCTATTCAGTGATACTAGTATATCAAGCAACGAGTATCAAATCACAACTTAAGCTAATGTAAAAAGAGTAAAAGATcacagtaataaaatacaatttattattgattaaaaaaaaaaattaaaaaaaaaataaaagcaaactAACGatcaattactatttaatatataccatAACTTATGATGTAGAAAATGTAATGTGCTAACGAGTCGCTCGTCTGCTCTTCCTCTCCCGTCAATTACACTATCCAAGTATTATATCACTTAAACAGTACTTATACATAGAAAGAATACGTGTCATATTCGTCTTATGAAACTAAATTTCGCAATTTGgtcacaaattaaaattaaaacctctAAATTCGCTAAAACTTAgtgatatatacattatagttattaaaatatgcataCATTAAATTAGGATAAgcatgaaattattatataagcaaAAATCACAGACACTTTCATTACAATCGGTCACTCGCGGACTTCGAACATCAAAGATTTTATCagaaatttaatcttttaaaaaaaaaaaaatcccacgATAGATTGGCTTAACACGAACACCGCACTAGACAAGAGCGATTGTTCGTAACGAACGCCATATGGCTGGTTAATAAGGAATTAGtttcgaataaaattatatcgatATTCATTAAAACCGAAACGAAACAagcaattcaatttatatatgtctatCCAATGAGACGTTTAACGGCTATGACTGTACGTACGTGTGTcggtttgttaaaattaaaagggaATCCGAAATCCAAAGGCtctcgtaaaaaaaaatatcgataggTGGGCACAATGACTATAATATGAACGCTATCATTACTAAAGCTTATCGTAAACCTATCATGTATCATGAGCGTACGAGGCTGGGAGATATAGTGAGCTAGTTCTCAGGTCCCCGCCGGGTTGATGAAATTggcaaaaagaaaaattaattttttggttTCACACTCCTCGTTCCCGGAGACAAAGTCTGGCGAGATTGTCGAGTCTAGTGTGTCAGTGTCATAGACTCGTCAGGTGTCGGGTGAGCGGAGAGAGTGTAGAGCGTTGCCGAGACCAGCCGGCCGCCGTCGCTCCAGGAACGTCTTCAGCTGCGTCGAAGACAGCTGAGTGTCGCCAGCCTGCGGACattatgttttacttttaGACTTACCCTCGCACATTTCTCACCTGACTTTCATTAATGGAACTACCATTTCCATGCTATCCTGTTATTTTATaggttttgataaaaatcacAGTTGCGTTTTACATTACCTGTTCGAACCAAGAGTCTCGCAGCGCTTCAGCCGGTGAGAGCCGTCTCGCGGGCACCGGTTCCAACAAACGTCTTATCAGTTCCTGAGCTCGCTCCACGCCGCCCCAGTGCTCGGGAGGGAAGCAGTAGTCGCACTTTATTATATTGGCCGTCGTCTCCTCTATTGACTCGTCCAAGAATGGCGATAactggaaatatatatttttttgttgtagttGTCTTCATTGTAATGAAGTTAGAGGGATTCTGGTATATCAATAACATTGTACTAACGCCGGTCAAAAATACGTAGAGAAATACGCCAGCAGCCCAAGCGTCCCAGGCTGGTGCTGGTGGTCGTCCCAGAACGCACTCCGGTGGTGCAAATTCAAGCTGGGCGGGTGCAGGCGGCAGTACTGTAGTACTTTCCGCGTTAGAAGCCGAACCGCTGGCGCCTCCTTCGAGTTCCACAGCCGATCCTAAGTCCACAAGCTTCAGCTGGGGCTGAGCACCGCCCAACTCTACTAAAATGTTCTCCGGCTggaaatatacgtatatttttatcaatcaaataaattgattactGATGATTAGTTTTATGCGTATACACGAGTCAACACCAACCCTGACGTCTAGATGTGCTACATTGTTGGAGTGCAGCCATTCGAGTGCGGATAGCAGTTGTCTGGTGTGCGTGGCGACGGTTCTTTCGTTGTAGTCTGCGGAGGAGGCCGCCCAGTCCAGCAGTGGCCCGCCTCCAACTAGCTCTAACACCAGCGTGTGTGCGCCCGCCCGGGGCACCTCGGCGAACAGTGCCAGGGCACGGACCACAGCGCCGTGAGCACCACCAGATAATATACGATATTCACGTACTGCATCCGCGCCTCGACCGCTCACCACCttgttaagtttaaaatgcttgtctattaaaacttttaacatgACGTTTCCTATATAGGAATATGAATGATAGTCAATGTACTGACAACTTAGAGTATGTAGAGCATGTATTACCTGTTTTAAAGCTACTCGTTGGCCGGTGCCAGTGTCACGAGCGGACAGGACTCGCGCCGACCGACCGCGTCCTATCTCCTCTTCCAAAGTGTATCTCCGTGCGAATTGTTCTCGTTGCCAACTCCCACCACCACCGCAGGTCGCTGGACCGGACGCGGAACCCGCGGCGCCGCTACGGGCACTCACTACACGAAAACTGTATTGACCAGCAGGTAATTCCTCTAGTGCTAGCGTATTTGCTGTAGCGGGCGTTTCGGTAGCTCGACGCCATTCGCCCTCGCCGACACGGCAATATTCAAGATGCACAGCCTCCGATTCATCCCACTGGACCACAAGTCCACCGCCGGGGTGAGCTCTAACCACGGGAACTCCAGGCAGCCCGCCTGCAGCCACCGTCAGTCGAGCCGAACACTGTACACCGCCGAGTTCGTTGCTTATGAGACAACAGTAGACGCCAGCATCCGAGGCGCGGCAGGCGTGTATAGTGAGAGTGGCGAGGCCGTCGGATCCGAAGCTGATTGCGAAACGACCTCCGTGTCGTAGAGCCAGAGTCTCCGGCGCCGTTTTACGCCACGAGGCTGTGGCTCTTGTGGCCAGACCGCGACACGAGAGTGTGGCGGAGGCTCCGGCGGCCACTGTGACGTCAGCGGCGGGCTCGGACAGCTCGGGGGCTCGCAGCTCCGTGACCACGCCGTCATTAGGCTCGGCCGCGCTGCCGCTACTGCCGCTGCTGCCGCCGCGACGCAACTTCAACCCCCAAGCGCGCTTCGACAAACCCTGCCATACACACAGCCGGTCACTAACCGATCTCTGTCCCTCtgtcattttaacatttaagcGTTTCATGCAAGCTCACCCGGATGTTGTAGTCGTCGATCcacttttattcattaataatttacttattactatttacaactataactaatataacaattcaattcaatgGAATATCACATAGCACAAAATAACAAGAGTCTTGAGTCAATTGCCCCATTGTCACAGTCtatgttaaaaactatttctgtGCATATCATacctaaaacaaaagaaattcaTACAAGCGTTAAAAAAGATGTACATGCAAAAAGTAAAGGATAAAtacgaacaaaaatatatactgaagCAGTAATACTACGAGATAAATTACGAAAATAGCATAGAGAAGATTTAACATACaagaagtttatataaatactgcatagataaaaaatacgaCTGAAACACTTAGACAGGTCTAGCGAGGGTCAAATAATATAGCGGGGTGATTGATGTCCACTCTTAAGGCTTAACAAAGATCTATTTCAAcctgaattttaataaaattaattctgatcttacggtattttttttaatatttatagaaaaaatccaGCTACGTAGTTCTTTATTGTCATAacattcaaaaacaaaatttgtataggcatatatgatttttttgtttaatttcttcatacaattcaattatagactttattttcattacaatagttattaaaatatataaaaaataaaatatagcaaacaaatgtgtaagaaaaattttgcatttgacgataaaaactaaagaattcctatagaaatgtttataagAGTCATTTAACACAGAACTGTCACAATTCTTTATAaaccaatatttaatatcagggAGACCAGATCGGCTTTCCAGCGGTATAACATTTATCAAACAAGACTCGGAGAAATttcatactaaatatttaatatttgccgATTTATTATAGtagcaaacaatttttttctctaaacAGTACTATTACATGGTTCGTATGATCCAAATTtgcatatcaaatatatttcaactcGCTCTACTCATACACGTGTATGAATTcgtatagaattaaattttaactgttttttttttaatgatctcgtcatatcaattttatattatatagttttataatcatagcatatcacttttattaatatattcacttaccttctttaaaaaatttaatttttaacgttAATAATAGTAAAGGTTATACAAATTGTAAATGCGgaatacgaaatttaaaaaaataaataagacatgtatagttattttttaatataaatttacattaccatataaaactataactaattattatcaacGTAGGCATTACATCGGAACTCATTACTTATACGATATGGTTAGTTTggatccatatatatatatataagtgtgtgtgtttgtgttgcGTTATGTACGTACGTTATGGTGTGGTGATGTGGGCGTGAGCGGTGGCGCCACCTTTTTGTGGTCGTCTCTCGCACTGGATGGTAGGTTGATGGTGTTGGCTTTGGCGTGCGGTCGCTGTGTGCGCCCGCGCAGCTCCGGCGCCAGTCGCCCGCCCACAGACGGCGGTACGCTCTCAGTCTTCCGTAGCCCGCACCAACCCTCGCCCGCGCTAAAGGGACGggaaaaagtaaataaaataaaaaaaaaaacaaaacgggtatataaaatatagaccaGCTTTTGTGTGTCTGTATGTGATGTAGATTATATGAGATAGGTCATTGTATCGTATGTGTTTGTATCGAAGAAGCTGGccttaaataaagatttaagaaattatattaaaatttaaaaaaaaaaagaagagaaaccaaggaaaataattataagcaTGCGGGACTAGAAGCATTAAGTCACAAgcgattttattcatatttattgattattcgTGTAACACGTTGTCACAGATTACAATCATGTCCggatattatttacatgtaaattattatatatacatacaagaCGTTTGAATACAATGTAAAGCAGAGAACGATCTCTATATAGCTGAATACAATACATATGGaatggaattatatttatgtaacatatactatattatatatatatatatatatattaatttttattcgctGATAGTAATAGTAATGCAAAGCGCGTACATGttctcaaatatattaacaatttttcacATAAACACAAACAATGTATACGTTCTCGTCGAAAGCGATagcgaaataataaaaaattaatatcgtttacaataaaattatgaagggagacaatttaatttttttttgtcttttttcttttcattatcTTTCATTTACGATCACAAAATTTTTGgacaaacttttatatattaacttgttAGATAGTTGGAAGACATTAGGACCTACAACCTTAACGtcctaattaattatgatttattgttataaatttggtTCCGCGATCTTTTTAAGACAGACAACACTGAAACTACCGTAATAGAAATCATTTTAGGTCGACTATGACGaaggaatattaattttatatagaaatgattACATTATAACATCGAAAGCATCTTTAACATAGCCCTTACAGTTCACAGAGCACAGATTGACTTACAATATATCACTTGTGAGTGCGTGATCACGACATTGGTATATTAGCCTCTGTATCGGCATAACACTAGTACATAATACTACCGTTATCCCTCTAGATGATacgcaaaatatttatacattaaaattacatttgaaagcaaattaatgataataataatgactgaaacaaagtaaaatgaaatcaatttGGCCCCATACGTTTGAAATTAACACCGAatcgtatatttaattagtaactAAATGGACGACAGTCTCGATCACTGCTGGGGACAAACGATGAGGTGGtgatgttttataatgtcaaaACAAACACGTTCAGACTCCGTACAAAACACAATCACGATCTAAAACGATCCCACCAGACATTGCCGTACAACtgacatataaaacatataatgtatatgtataaaataataataataataataatacaaaatttcaatgtattttaatcatCACACAACTTCATCACCAATCACGACTTCAATCGATTAACTCACTCGTATAAGTATTATTAGTACCTAACCCTTCAGGTAGGGTAGTTGAATATCCGCTCGGAAGGAACCTCTTTCTAATCATTATCATATAGAAGAGCCCGCTCGTGTATTCTTAAAATGATATGTCTAATGCCTATATAAGACAGACGTCTTCGGAATGCTTTGGTCACTTTAACATCACATGCGATGGACGCAACTAGATGTCGCTGCTACTGCCTAACACTAACATTACATATGacattgtatttaacattCAATTATTGCTCAGATGGCCAGCCGTACCAATATTACCAAATATTGAATCTATCCCAAAATTCCGATGAAATTATCGATTATCTTCTGGAACCAataatgaaattgtaaaaaaaatattccaatataCTGAACACGTGTCATACAAATGACCAAAATACGCGTGCAATAAAAGCGCTTCGGaactattatatgttattattattttttaatttttaattacatataatatcacTAACTACGAATTCAATtccaaattgttttattttttaatatcctaaTGACCTATATCATGATGATGAGCCTCGCTAATCGCCGCTAATATGTAACTATGCAATGTAAGGATAACATACGgagttattattacaattcatATTGGGGGTTACATTTTAGTGCTTAACGTAAACTAATCTAAGCATATACTGTTTCTTGAGACGTGCGATTCTGGCAGTGCTCCTTATTGCTtgctacaaaaaatatataacaggaTTAAGTACATAGCGTCCGCTACgttaactatataatatcatacGAACATACGGTCGGTTGTATagtatatgataattaatgatatttttaaatgttacaaaacatttatattgtgttTCGTTACGTTACATATCATTATAGTACATATCTTGTCCATTACAGCTTCAGAACATTCCTAAAATACGCTAAGTATTTTACATTGAAGCatggtaataattttcaacagaTTATTAACAACAGCTTCTTTGCTCATAGCTGTTTCCTAGTTggtacacatatatataaaaaatatataccagtttaactaataataataataatgtgaattaaaattaatttatttttctattttattgtttacatgAATTAAGCCTGCGTATATTACAACGTACATATGAAAccttttttacaatacaaatatcgATTACGTCACAAGTTCACGCGCACGCATGCCGGTTAACATTCATACGTGAAAAATCACCATAATATCAGCGGAGGCAACGCAATGGACAAAATAGTACTATTAGTGGCAAGCGGTGACGTCATCGCTATACTCACTTATTGGCGTCCCTCTGAAGGAAGGCGCCAGGGTTCTCGAGGCGCTCGCCGAAGATCAGCTGAGATTGGAGTATGGTGGAGAGTGTGGACACCCAGTGCTGCCTGCGAGACTCGGGCGCCCTACACACGAACGACTGCGGCTGGTGCTTGTACTCCAGACCGTTGGAGTGAATTATGAACGTGTTGCTACCGTCCACCTCCTCTAGCGCCATCTTGTTCACCTGGAATGCATTTCGTGTGTAGATAGCCTTacgtgatttatttattttttaccttcACTTTAACGATCCCAGACAATACGAAATGTTcgttaaattacttaattgtaTATGTAAGTTATTTGCTAAATATTTAACGGTCcgtatataagtaatataagaATGTAATGTAcggttataatatatacacgaACTGAATACAGGAAGAGATATGACGATATGTTGCAAAGCAGAAATAATCATACATGATAGAGCACTAGTTCTGATAAAGGTACAGTGACTTCAAAAACAACGGTTAAACGAAGGaactgtttattattatatgaaaaaaacttctaagacgatcattttaaatgattaactACGCTAACCTTAACGTGAGCTTTATAGTTGTAGGTGGGTCCTGAGAACTGTGTCTTCTTGCCGACGGCCTCTGTGAATATGACGCATTGCTCGAACAGGAACACGTGCAGTTCCTTGCCTTTGTCGTTGGAACAGTTCCTGTCTGCTACAACCAGCGGCTCCTGGAACAACAGCTTACCCTGCGCCGCTATGTTCCCCTGGAAACACAACAACATCCTATATAGACTTATACTTTAGacactatgtatatatgagcataaaataacagttgtttaacaataaaacatctcATATGGCAACAGGGCTTAACGAATGTTTCCGAAACCAGCGGAACACAATACGTGTGCATTAgctattagattttaattaacgcATCAGTTACACGCGCTTTCATAGTTCAcgtgataatttaatatttttattaatattcttttatatcaaCAACACGCTCGGTAACGCAAATTGAACTAGttttacgataaaaatatataataaattttttattcatcgcATTGCaataacagaataaataaatgtattccaaacacatttttaatgatGTTACGTAATTGGGGCTACATTCATTTTCTACGTGAAGTTCGCATTTGTAAAACTATTGAAGCGAGAACGCGGCTTGCATTTTGACATAGCGAAATGcaattaagcaaaaaaaaaaatgactaaaaataatataaattacctataaataaataacacaacatTATATATGGTCGTGGAATGATATTCGCTTGgtattttgtattaagtaTAATCGCAGATGCAATGGTTGTTATGTAATATGTTCTCACCGTGAAGCCCTTCAGTCTTCCTACGTCCATC
This Danaus plexippus chromosome Z, MEX_DaPlex, whole genome shotgun sequence DNA region includes the following protein-coding sequences:
- the LOC116777570 gene encoding proton-coupled amino acid transporter-like protein CG1139; amino-acid sequence: MFVYEFMAGIVEHITGGEEEESFDPHEHRRVERPTTYSDTMTHLLKGSIGAGILAMADAVARVGIVFSIFGILMIGSFATYCIQLLIATQYKLCKRFKRGYLAYPKSMLFAIQEGPPCLRWSARSLYYFVDSVLILWQLGICCIYCVFVAENIKQVCDFHGQVMSLRTHLFFLLLPLTLMGLVKNLKLLTPFSSISNIVTIFGFVLVFFYLIEDDVTIEDEKLQLKGLEEIPFFIGTTLFALEAVGVVLALEYNMEQPKRFVGLFGLFNIGMVIIMSLYLLMGIFGYLKYGDEIKASITLNLPQNQKKAQAAKVIFAMAIFLTFPLQNFVAYSIIYRKIHKKVSGTKLLILDYLLRVALVVLPWLAAVAVPKLGPFIALFGAFCLSLLSMVFPGIMDACVWYTDSYGLCRYRLIRDIFIVLIGLAFLISGCYTSLLEIAASSDH